The following are encoded together in the Leptolyngbyaceae cyanobacterium genome:
- a CDS encoding TldD/PmbA family protein: MNNSIQDQLQTTIAPYRDRVDYLEIRLEQSESTAIAFRGPQLDAVDRNFNLAGGIRACHQGGWSFVTFNGLAELKDRIEEAISQAKLVGKESTVLAEIEPIQDYVAVELARDPRGVSLADKRQLIQEYNQILLEFDPRIQTTSVSYRDRFGVNYFVNSLGTCIAQERLDIQAGFGAIARGENGLVRQGYESFHSRSDYGALIGIEERVRGAAQRAIRQLEAKSVKGGQYTVVLDPYLSGVFIHEAFGHLSEADFVYENPRMQELLTLGKPLAIEQLNVVDDATIPGLPGSLKYDDEGVPGQRKYLIKNGILTQRLHSRETAGKLQESPTGNARAINATHPPIVRMTNTAIEAGEYSFEEMISDIEEGVYAVRMIGGQTNGEMFTFSAAEGYMIRNGKIAEPVSDVTLTGNVFQTLKDIKAIGNDSVYLNGGCGKGGQMPLPVSVGGPHIRIENVVVGGR, encoded by the coding sequence GTGAACAATTCTATTCAAGACCAATTGCAGACAACCATTGCACCTTATCGCGATCGCGTTGATTATTTAGAGATCAGATTAGAACAAAGCGAATCAACCGCGATCGCCTTTCGTGGCCCCCAACTAGATGCAGTCGATCGCAATTTTAACTTGGCTGGTGGGATTCGCGCTTGTCACCAAGGCGGCTGGAGTTTCGTTACTTTCAATGGATTAGCAGAATTAAAAGACCGCATCGAAGAAGCAATTTCTCAAGCAAAACTGGTTGGCAAAGAAAGTACGGTTTTAGCAGAAATCGAGCCTATTCAAGATTATGTAGCTGTAGAATTAGCTCGCGATCCCAGGGGAGTTTCTCTAGCGGATAAACGCCAACTCATCCAAGAATACAATCAAATTTTACTAGAATTCGATCCGCGAATTCAAACTACTTCCGTCAGTTATCGCGATCGCTTTGGCGTTAATTACTTTGTCAACTCCCTCGGTACTTGCATTGCCCAAGAAAGGCTGGACATTCAAGCTGGTTTTGGTGCGATCGCGCGCGGTGAAAACGGTTTAGTTCGTCAAGGCTACGAATCTTTCCATTCGCGTTCCGACTACGGCGCTTTAATCGGTATTGAAGAAAGAGTCAGAGGCGCTGCCCAAAGAGCGATCCGTCAGCTAGAAGCCAAATCGGTCAAAGGCGGTCAATACACCGTCGTGTTAGACCCATATCTATCTGGAGTCTTCATTCACGAAGCATTCGGTCATCTCTCAGAAGCCGATTTCGTGTACGAAAATCCTCGAATGCAAGAGTTACTTACTCTCGGCAAACCTTTAGCAATCGAACAACTAAACGTAGTAGATGATGCCACGATTCCCGGATTACCGGGTTCTCTTAAATATGATGATGAAGGAGTCCCCGGTCAACGCAAATATTTAATTAAAAATGGCATCCTCACCCAACGACTCCATAGCCGAGAAACTGCTGGCAAACTGCAAGAATCGCCAACCGGAAATGCCCGTGCAATTAATGCTACTCATCCTCCGATCGTGCGGATGACTAACACTGCCATTGAAGCTGGCGAATACTCTTTTGAAGAAATGATATCCGATATCGAAGAAGGAGTTTATGCCGTGCGGATGATCGGCGGACAAACTAACGGAGAAATGTTTACTTTTTCTGCTGCCGAAGGTTACATGATTCGCAACGGCAAAATTGCCGAACCAGTTAGCGATGTCACCCTCACCGGTAATGTTTTCCAAACATTAAAAGATATCAAAGCAATTGGTAACGATTCAGTATATCTCAATGGTGGCTGTGGCAAAGGCGGACAAATGCCCCTACCAGTCAGCGTCGGTGGGCCACATATCCGGATTGAAAATGTAGTGGTGGGAGGACGTTAG
- a CDS encoding type I restriction enzyme HsdR N-terminal domain-containing protein — MKLADILKDSNYKLSQFAIAEIEQLEQTITLKASKNGEVPYTVCLVRQKAIKLTPEEAIRQLYLQVLTNRLHYPLSRIQVEYGVNFGREVKRADIVVMDKDRPNFC; from the coding sequence ATGAAATTAGCCGATATCCTCAAAGACTCAAATTACAAGCTGTCGCAGTTTGCGATCGCAGAAATTGAGCAGTTAGAGCAGACGATTACCCTTAAGGCAAGCAAAAACGGTGAGGTTCCTTATACCGTTTGTTTGGTGCGCCAAAAGGCGATTAAGTTAACACCAGAGGAGGCAATCCGGCAATTATATTTACAGGTATTAACAAATCGCTTGCACTATCCCCTCAGCCGCATTCAGGTTGAGTATGGGGTGAACTTTGGGCGCGAGGTAAAACGGGCAGACATCGTGGTGATGGACAAAGACCGTCCCAATTTTTGCTGA
- a CDS encoding patatin-like phospholipase family protein, with product MSFKFKILSIDGGGIRGIIPAIILAEIEKRTGKRIYEMFDLIAGTSTGGILALGLTKPNPLNPKEPDYTAEDAIDFYRKEGKRIFYEPLMERFTKTDDMIRPKYASEGREQVLEEYFRDTTLKKSLKPVFLTSYDIELRMPIFFVSNQESEKKGENFCKVCHGFTMKQAAMATSAAPSIFEPYHLPTIQTKSGFYTLVDGGVFATNPTSLAIMEAIIDAREAGEKLNLDEILVVSLGTGSLTRKFAYDRAKNWGLIGWVEPLMNILMDSTGESVANQLEQLLPQVQGYPKQYYRFQAPLNEANDDMDDASDENLRLLEELANQIMAERERDLDNLCQQLIKQVQLV from the coding sequence ATGTCTTTTAAATTCAAAATATTATCAATTGACGGCGGCGGGATTCGGGGAATTATCCCGGCAATAATTTTGGCTGAAATTGAAAAACGCACGGGAAAGCGGATTTACGAAATGTTTGATTTAATTGCGGGAACCTCCACTGGAGGCATCTTAGCATTAGGTCTGACCAAGCCAAATCCGTTGAATCCGAAGGAACCTGATTATACGGCTGAAGATGCGATCGATTTTTATCGCAAAGAGGGTAAGCGGATCTTTTACGAACCATTGATGGAAAGATTCACCAAAACCGACGATATGATCCGACCAAAATATGCTTCGGAAGGTAGAGAGCAAGTTTTAGAAGAATACTTCAGAGATACCACTCTCAAGAAGTCGCTCAAACCAGTTTTCCTCACCAGCTATGACATTGAATTGCGGATGCCGATTTTCTTTGTCAGCAATCAGGAGTCAGAAAAAAAAGGAGAAAATTTCTGCAAAGTTTGTCATGGTTTTACCATGAAACAAGCAGCAATGGCTACTTCTGCTGCTCCCTCTATCTTCGAGCCGTATCATCTTCCTACGATTCAAACAAAAAGCGGTTTTTATACCTTAGTAGATGGAGGCGTATTTGCTACTAATCCTACTTCCCTAGCCATCATGGAAGCCATAATCGATGCTAGGGAAGCAGGAGAAAAACTGAATCTAGATGAAATTTTAGTAGTTTCTCTAGGTACGGGTTCTCTCACGCGGAAATTCGCATACGATCGCGCTAAAAATTGGGGTTTAATTGGATGGGTAGAACCGTTAATGAATATCCTGATGGATAGTACTGGCGAATCTGTAGCTAATCAACTCGAACAATTATTACCGCAAGTTCAAGGTTATCCCAAACAATATTATCGCTTTCAAGCTCCCTTGAATGAAGCTAACGACGATATGGATGATGCAAGTGACGAAAATCTCCGATTACTCGAAGAGTTGGCTAATCAAATCATGGCAGAAAGAGAGCGTGACTTGGATAATTTGTGTCAACAACTAATTAAGCAAGTACAGTTGGTTTAA
- a CDS encoding Uma2 family endonuclease gives MIAQTETKHYTIDEYLELEIASETRNEYCNGEIIPMTGGTPNHNDIAGNLYILLKSALKGKDYRTFYVDQRLWIPSVSLYTYPDVMVLPKPLELQTGRKDTVVNPCFIAEVLSKSTQNYDRGEKFVAYRTIPTFREYLLIDQYRIHVEHHVKTAAHQWLFSEYDDPTFTLSLSTFELTIQIAELYENIDFSNV, from the coding sequence ATGATTGCTCAAACCGAGACAAAACATTACACAATTGATGAATATCTAGAACTCGAAATTGCCTCAGAAACACGCAACGAATATTGCAATGGAGAAATCATTCCAATGACTGGTGGCACACCCAACCACAACGATATTGCAGGAAACTTGTATATTTTGCTTAAATCTGCCCTAAAAGGGAAAGACTACCGGACTTTCTATGTCGATCAACGACTTTGGATTCCCAGTGTCAGCCTATATACCTATCCCGATGTGATGGTTCTGCCCAAACCTTTAGAACTTCAAACTGGACGCAAAGATACCGTCGTAAACCCTTGCTTTATCGCTGAAGTGTTGTCTAAGTCCACCCAAAACTATGACCGGGGTGAGAAATTTGTTGCTTATCGTACAATTCCCACTTTCCGAGAATATTTGCTGATCGATCAATACCGTATACACGTTGAGCATCATGTCAAAACAGCCGCTCATCAGTGGCTATTTTCAGAATATGACGACCCAACTTTCACCCTTTCTTTAAGTACCTTTGAGTTGACAATTCAAATTGCAGAACTCTACGAAAATATCGATTTTTCAAATGTTTGA